From the Babylonia areolata isolate BAREFJ2019XMU chromosome 33, ASM4173473v1, whole genome shotgun sequence genome, one window contains:
- the LOC143277106 gene encoding lipoyl amidotransferase LIPT1, mitochondrial-like, which translates to MKLISSSRGFTRTAKLMHKLLQSQRRTKTQSNPSILLQTAHPFATATTDGKAKKTVFVSHSQNIFENLALEEWLYENVGLEERDYLLMWRNTPAVVIGRHQNPWTECDVQAALRKGIAVVRRSSGGGTVYHDEGNLNLSFLKHRSRYDRRRNLSLVVDAVTSRWDLDLDLNCRDDLVLDGVYKVSGTASKLGRHRTYHHFTLVFDVNRDVLSSILHSPMVGVDTRATKSVPSPVKNLTEDAPDMTFDTLVEVIGQRFLQDDDDSEEVTAVDPTDEGRFPGVTAIQRRLRSWEWVFGKTPPFSITRIFAQTVQDGSSAYAQYSLRTAVEIEKGRIHNISLTLSGRSRSGDEEVEVAFRLLDLVDLVGEKLEEGVMKGVWERCRARVREREGEEDYHLLCWGLECLMKCVPVGRVEDL; encoded by the exons ATGAAGCTCATTTCATCAAGTAGAGGCTTCACAAGGACAGCTAAACTGATGCACAAACTCTTACAAAgccaaagaagaacaaaaacacagtCAAACCCAAGCATATTGCTCCAAACCGCGCATCCATTCGCCACAGCCACCACCGACGGCAAAGCGAAAAAAACGGTCTTTGTTTCACACTCACAAAACATATTTGAGAACTTGGCGTTGGAGGAGTGGCTTTATGAAAACGTGGGGCTGGAGGAGAGGGACTACTTGCTGATGTGGAGGAACACGCCAGCCGTGGTGATCGGGCGCCATCAGAACCCTTGGACAGAGTGTGACGTACAGGCAGCGCTCCGGAAGGGAATCGCGGTGGTGCGTCGCAGCAGTGGGGGAGGAACTGTGTATCACGATGAAG GGAACCTCAACCTCTCCTTCCTGAAGCACCGCAGCCGCTACGACCGACGGAGGAACCTGTCATTGGTTGTGGACGCTGTGACCTCTCGGtgggaccttgaccttgacctaaaCTGCCGAGATGACCTTGTGCTGGATGGGGTGTACAAA gtgtcGGGCACGGCGTCTAAGCTGGGCAGACACAGGACTTACCATCACTTCACGCTGGTGTTCGATGTGAACAGAGACGTGCTGTCGTCCATTTTGCACAGCCCTATG GTTGGCGTGGACACCAGAGCCACCAAGAGCGTTCCGTCCCCAGTGAAAAACCTGACCGAAGATGCCCCGGACATGACCTTTGACACACTCGTTGAGGTCATAG GTCAGAGGTTTTTAcaggatgacgatgatagtgag GAAGTCACAGCCGTTGATCCAACCGACGAGGGAAGGTTTCCAGGGGTGACAGCAATACAGCGCCGCCTACGCTCCTGGGAATGGGTCTTTGGCAAAACCCCACCGTTCAGCATCACTCGGATTTTTGCCCAAACCGTCCAGGACGGCTCATCAGCGTACGCCCAGTACTCGCTGAGGACGGCCGTAGAGATTGAGAAAGGGAGAATCCACAacatctccctcactctgtccggGAGATCGCGAAGCGGTGACGAAGAGGTGGAGGTGGCGTTCCGTCTTTTGGATCTTGTGGACCTGGTCGGGGAGAagctggaggagggggtgatgaagggtgtgtgggagaggtgCCGGGCGAGGGTgagggagcgggagggggaggaggattacCACCTGCTGTGTTGGGGGCTGGAGTGCCTGATGAAGTGCGTGCCTGTGGGCCGAGTGGAGGATCTTTGA